TTTTGTTCGACTGTGCAAACATCTTTATTCGCTAGGTTTTCAAAGTTTTTTGCTTCTGATTCGGTAATTAGTTTTAAACTGGGAACAGTTAATAAAATTTCATCAGAGATCATTTCACTCATCAATTTTGCAGCTCCACCTAAGCTGATATTGAAAAGTTCACACAACGAATCTCGCTCTAACTCTGTTAAGTGGTTCATATTTTTTCCAACAAAGGAATGATTTTTTCAGGCGTAACAGGCTTTTCGACAAAATCAATTCCCAGATCTTTGGCTCTATTTTTGATTGCATCTTGGATGTTTGCAGTGACTAAAACTATTTTTGAATTCGGATAGTTTGATTTTAAATTCTCAGCTAAATCTAAGCCGGATATTGTCCCTGGCATATTTTGGTCCAAACTAAATAAATCAATGTCTGGATGGTCGTGTAAAATAGATTTTGCCTTATCTGCTGACTCAGCTTCTAAAATCTCCCAATTGGGGTGTTTTTCGGAAATGATTTTCCGAATCATCAATCGGGTGACTGTGCTATCATCAACTACAAGTGCTTTTTTTTGTGACATATGGATTGCCTTATTTTCAAACTAGTTTTATATGAGCATGTATACACTTAGTCGACGAAATTTTCTCAAGTAAGCCATCCATGCGTTCTAAATACTTTTTATTTTTATTTTTTTACATTTTTGTCTTTTGTAAGTCGAACCAAAAAATATGCGAAGGGGAAAATTGCCGAAATGGTAAACACTCCGTTTCCTATGAAAATGGTGACTTTTTTGAAGGTGAATTCTTTGAAGATACCAAACATGGCTTTGGAATTTATCGATATGCTAATGGAGATGTCTTTGAAGGTGAATACAAATTTGGGTATAAAGAAGGATTAGGATCTTATCGTTATAGCAATGGAGATCAGTTTCATGGAAATTATCTCAAAGGCAAAAGAGATGGGTTCGGAAAATATATTTTTGCAGATGGATTCATTTTGGAAGGAAATTGGTCACAAAATGAACTGAATGGAAAAGGGAAAATCACAAATGCAAAAGGTAGTTTGGTGCTAGAAGGTTACTGGCACCAAAATCATTATATTGGGTTTAAACCAAAAGAAGAATCAAACGATACGATCAAAATTTCGGATCCCGAGTGATTCGTAAATTTTCCGTGTAGCCTTGGATTTGTTGAGTGTATACATGTGGATGCCTGCAATTTTGTGATCTAATAAATCACGGACTTGTTCCGTTGCCCAATGGATCCCAACATTTTCAGCATAGGCATCATCTTCAGCACGTGATAATGACTTCAATAGTTTTGCCGGAAAATTAGTACCCAAGGATAATTCAGCCATACGTGCCATTCCTTTTCTAGAAGTTATCGGCATGATACCAGCAATGATTGGAACTTTGATTCCCGCAATCTCACATCGTTCTACAAAATCATAAAAAGAATCATTATTAAAAAACAATTGTGTGCAGATATAGTCTGCACCTTGGTCAACTTTCCATTTTAAGTATTCAATTTCTTTTAAACGATTGGGAGTAGAAGGATGACCTTCTGGAAAACCAGCAACTCCAATCCCCATATTTGGATAGTTTGCTTTGATGAAACCAACTAATTCTCCAGCATATTCGAATCCATTTTCTGTTTTTTGAAATTCATTTTGACCTTTTGGCGGATCTCCACGAAGAGCCATAATATTGTGGATTCCACTTTTTTGGTATCGTTTTAGGATCTCACCAATTTCTTCTTTGGTGGATCCAACACATGTGAGATGGCTAACAATTGTTAAACCAGTCTCCTCTTGTAATTTGACGACTAAATCGTGAGTTAGGTCACGAGTTGATCCACCCGCACCATACGTGACACTCACATAAGCAGGGTTCATTTGAGATAGTTCTTGGATATTTCGGAACAAATCCTCTGATGCTTCCTCATTTTTTGGAGGGAAAAATTCGAAGCTGATGGTAGTTTGTTTTTTGCCGAGGATCTCAGAAATGTGCATAAAACCTATCCTCTAAACAGGAATATTTTTCTCAAGCCCCTTGTTGGCAAGTAACCAACCTTTTGACGCTTTTGTTTTTACCGCAAGCCAGAGGGAAAACTTTGGAAAGAGAGCTGGCATAATCACGATAGTAGACCTGAGATAAGAAGGAACAAGGACTTCACCAGGATTTTTCACTATCGCTTTACAGATTGCCTTTGCCACTTGGTCTGGTTCTATAACAGGAGTAAAAATGGAAGGTTTGACACCATCTATCATTCTAGTCTTCGCCATTGATGGACAAATCCAACTAACACCGATTTGAGTTTCGTATAATTCCATTTTTAAGGCTTGAGAGAAACCAACCATTGCATGTTTGGTTGCGGAATAAGTGACAGTTCCTTCTGTTCCAAACTTACCTGCAATACTTGCTAGATTGATGATACATGCTTCTTTTTGTTCTCTGAGAATTGGCAACGATTCATAAACCAACTTCATTGGTCCATGAACATTGATTTGTAAGGCTTTTTTCCAAACAGAAAAATCCTTTCCTTCAAAGGGACCACTAGGAGCAATCCCCGCATTGTTAATCAAAACTTGGAAACTGAGTTTATTCTTTCTGATTTTTTTGATAAGATTTCCGATATCATCTTCTTTGGAAAGATCACAAACATATCCATAAAATTTTCTTCCTGCTGATTCCACTTTCAGTTGGATTTCTTTCAATAGGGATTGGTTGATATCAACTCCAATGATATCGTTTCCCTCTTTTGCCAATCGTTCTGCTGTTAAAGCACCAATTCCCATTCCACAGCCTGTAATCAAAATCGTATTTCCAGATAATTTCATACCATGACTCTAATCTATTTTTTGGTTTCGTCAATCGGAATCATATAGGAAATAGACTCAAATGCAATATCGACTTTTAAAACCTGAACTAGGTCATAGATTACAGTCTGTAAACTCTACAAACGAATGGATCCGAAATCCAGAGGTTCCCTTTGGATCTTGGGTGATTGCAGAAGAACAGACGGCAGGAAAAGGACGAGGCCAAAATTTATGGCAGTCGTTAGGCGAAGAACCATTAATATTCTCTGGGAAAATCAGAATTTCAGCTGCCGAAATTTCTTTGCCTTTACTTTCGATTTTTATCTCTTCTGCATTGCTTAAAACAATTTTCTATTTTTTTCCTGAAAGGGAAGTAGATACTACAATCAAATGGCCAAATGATATTTATAAAAACGAAAAGAAAGTAGCAGGAATTTTAGTTCAATCTGAGTTTATCAATGGAGTTTATGATGTTGTGATTGGAATTGGACTCAACTTTTTTGGACAATCAGTACCTGAAGATTTAAAGGAGAAGGCTACCTTTTTATGTGATTCTCAAATAGGAGAAGGTGGTTTAGAAAGATTTGTAAATCATTTGGTCATAGGAATCAACCAAGCAGTGATCACACTCCTAGACCAAAGCCAAGTTTTAAAAGATTTAGTCTGGATCGAAGATCATTCTCTATTAAAGAACAAAGTCATTGAGACTGAATGGGATGAAAGAATCGTAAGAGGTCGAGTTTTGGGAATTGATGAATTAGGATTCCTTCTTATTATGACTGAAACTGGCCAAAAGATTGAGCTTATGGACACTTCACCAAAATTTCGGATGATATAAATGTCAGAATCACCATTATTATTAGTTATCGATGTTGGAAATACTAACACTGTATTTGGAGTTTTTCGTGAAGGTCAAGAGACACCTGATTTTCACAAAAGAACTGTTACGCGAAGGGATCGAACTTCGGATGAACTAGGACTATTTCTAAAGGGATTTTTGACTCAAGAGAATGTAAAAGCAGACCGAGTCAAAAAAGCAATTTACTCAAGTGTTGTGCCTTCGCTCAATCCGATTGTCGAAAGAATGTTAGAGGACTGGTTTGATGTAAATCCACTTCGAGTTCATTACCAAATGAATTTAAACTTTGGAATCAGTTACCCTAGGCCATTTGAAATTGGTGCGGATCGACTTGTCAATGCGGCCTATTGTGCCAAAACCTATCCAGGAAAAAAAGCCATCCTAGTCGATTTGGGTACTGCGACAACATTTTGTGTGATTAGCGAAAAACCAGAATACATTGGTGGTGTGATAGCACCTGGATTAAAAATATCCATGGATGCTTTAACGAGAAACACAGCCCAACTTCCGCCAATTGTATTCGGTTCTCCTTCTCGTGTGTTGGGAGAATCAACTGTTGAATCAATCCAAGCTGGTTTTTTCTTTGGGTGGATTGGCCTTCTGAAAGAAATTGTGAGAGCCATCAAGGAAGAACATCCTGGTGATTATGTAGTAGTGGGAACCGGTGGTCTTGTGACAACAATCCATGCTTCGCATAACCAAGTGTTTGATGAAATTGATCCAATGATGACACTCAAAGGATTAAAAATTTTAGCTGATTTAAATTCCTAAGATTTTTTTTCGATACAACTCGCCCATAATTTCATAACCTACTTGGTTTGGATGAATTGGGTCTGATACAGGATATAAGGGAACATTACCTTGGTAGGATTCAAATACTGATTCTACATCGATTGTCTCTACATTTTGTTTTTGAGATTTGATTTGGCGTAGTGTTTCGTTATTGGTGCGGATCGTTTCCCGTATCGAGGACATATTTGTTCTTGGAATTAAGGTAAGATATACTATCGAATTCTGAGAGTTTTGCAAAAAATCAATTAAGGAACGTGTGCGAGTTTCATAGCCAGAGGTTCCATAAACCATCGCATCGTTTGTACCTAATTCTAAAATCCAAATCTGAGTTGGAATCTCATTCAATCGATTTTTATTTTGTAACCAATCTTCCGTTGAGTAACCAGCAACGGAAAGATCTGTTACTGTAAATTCACTTGGTAATTTTTGTTTCAGACCAAATCCGTTTGACCATTGTGCGAGTGAATCTCCAACAATTGTGATTTTACGGTTCAAAGAATTTGCTCCTAATAAAGAAAGATATTGTTGTGAAGGTTTATCTGAATGGTAACAAAAATGGAAACTAAACTGAAAAACAAAGAAACATAGAATATGTTTTAACTTCGTGAAATTCATTTTCTCGTATAAACAATAGTTTTGTAATGTAACCAATGATTTGATGGAACGGGTATATCCCATTCTTTTCGAATCCAATTCCCTTGTTTTAAATATTCTTTAATGGTATCATTGATAAGATTTTCATCATAAAAGATAAAACTATCACGAGAGTGGATCGTTTTGATATAAGTAGTCGATGGAAGTTCCAGTTCACCAGGGATAAATTCTAAAATATCCAAATCAGGACGTTTGGATTTGAGATAAAAATAAGGGTCTGGTAAACTCTGAAGGTAAAGTGCTTTTGAATTTGATAAACTTTTTTCAATCTTTTGAAAATGCAAAGTTTGGATTTCATTCGTATCTGTCTTTGACCAATGGATCTTAACTATGAAAATCATAGCAAATAAGGATACCAAGATTCCGACATATGGAAGTTTGTTAACGAATGATTTTTCTTCGAGTAACAATGCCATTCCGAAAGCCAAAGGGAAAAGGCTATGGTATACATACCAACCTTCAGAAGAAGTATACAAGGCTACAAAAACTGACAAAATCCAAACCCAAAATAAATACCATGAATTCATTTGTTTTGTTTTGTTTTGGAAAAGTTTGAATGTAAAAAAACATAAACATGATAGTTGTAGACCAATGATCACCAAACGAATTTTGGGAAATCCAAATCCAAAAGAAAAGATTTTCAACTTATCAATGAGTGTAAAAGTTTTGAGAAGGTTTTGTTTTCTCGTAAGTTGAGCTCCAAACTGAATTTGAAACCAATCCCAATTTGGATGGATATAATAAATCCAAACCAGTATTGGTAAAACTCCACCTAACAAAAACCAGATTATTTTTTTAAAACCAAAATTTTGATAAATTAGAAAAAGTGTAATGAGTCCAAAAGAAGCACCGATGGGATGAGATAATGCGGAAAACGACAACATCACACCCGCAAAAAAAGAATTCCAATTTGATTTACTTTTGTTTGTTGCAAAGAGTAAACTTAGGATAAAAAAACAGGCAGTGAGGGCTTCCATACGAGCGACAGTGCCAAACCGAAATACAAGAGGTTCCCAAAGTACACTCGCGAGGGCAATTTGAGCTGCCATCTCTGAAATCGAAAGTCTTTTGAGTAAAATATAAAATCCAAGTGCAGTTAAGTAAACAATACAAACATTCGCTATGCGAAGGGTGATTAAACTATCAGGGAAAATAGATAATGTAAATCCTGAAAATAATAGATAACCAGGTGGCATCCATAATGTTTTGGATTCCATGCCAGGTATGAGTCCAGTGAGGACCTCGGTTTTTAAATGTCCTGTATTTGCAAATGAGATGGCAGGGGAATAAAATAAAACTTCATCTGGCCATACAACAGGCAATACTCCTAAGCTGATACCAACTTGGAAACAGTAAAGAAGGGAGATGAATAGAAACGAGGCATAAGCCACGTTCGTTCTACTTTGAGAGAGAGTTAACGGCTTCTTGTTCCGTTTCGAAAACTTCAAACAAATCGAGTAGTTCCACAACATCAAAAACCTTTTTTACAGGCGGGGTGATGCAACAGAGTTTGAGTTTTCTTCCTTGTTTGTCGAGTTCTCGAACCATACCAACGAAGATTCGAATCCCAGAGGAGGAGATATAGGATATAAGCTCCAGGTTGATGATGATGTCACCTTCCCCGTTTTGCACGTCATCAGCTAATTTTGCCTCAACCTCATCAGAATGTGTAATGTCTAAACGACCATTGAGGTGAACGAGTGTGTGCTTTCCGATTTTTTTGGTTTTTATTTCCAAAGCGAGCCTACTTGGAGACTAGAATCTTTGAAAACACCAAAGGTTCAAGAAATTTTTACGCTGCTTGGTTTCTGTTTCTCGTAAAAAGTCGAGGATCGTTGTGTTCTGCCTCCGGAATATGCAACATAATCCTTTGACGAGTGGAACGAGACGTCCTATGGCCTAAAAATTCTTGGATTTCCCAAACAGGGAATCCCTTTTGGTACAAATCGAGAGCAATCACATCTCTTAAAAAGGGAATATGGATTTCTCTGGAAATGAGACGGCTTGCATTTTTGAGAATTTTTTGTATGGTGCGTGTTCGCAAAACTCCATCTCTTCCCGGGAATAGATAATCATTCGGTAAAAACTCACATGCATACCGGTAGAGTTCGATCGCAAAATTGGGTTCGAGAAAGATATTACGCCTGCGTAGGCGACCACCGTTCTTTAAATGGAAACGATTCATTTCCGCATTAAAATCGGCAATCTTTAGATGGATGAGCTCAGGTAAAGATAGTCCCGTACATACTAAAAATTTGATGATCAAATAGTGTAGGTGGTTACGGCATCTCAGTTTATGGAGTAAATTTCGGACTTCTGTTTGGTCTAATAGAGAGTTTTCAATTGTACAAACATCAACAGTAAGAATGTGTGGGAGTAAAGTTGGTAGTTTCAAATTAGTATTTAGCATATTTTTCTTGTGGAATGTATCAGAGTATTACAATCCATGCAATTAAATTGTCACCAAACCGTAGTTTTGGATCACTATTTTTGAAGAAATAAATTTCCTAGTTCATGTTTTTGCACGATGAATTTTTCTGCTTGATTCAAATTTAAAAAACGATTTTATCATTGGGAGAAACGATAAAGGATTAAAACAAATGGACTCGCTGGAACTCAAATCAAATGACCCGGAACTACAACTTACAAAAGAAGACATTCAAAAAGTTGAGGAATTAACCGGACAAATTAAACTCAATAATCCAAATGACATAGTTTCTTATGGATCCTCTGCCCAAGCCAAAGTCTCGGATTTTGCGGACAAAGTTTTAGCTGAAATTAAAACCAAGGATGCTGGTTATGCGGGAGATTTATTAAATCAATTATTATTTAAAATCAAAGATTTGGATATGGATAGTTTTGCGGGGGAAGGAAGTACTCTTTCTAAAATTCCATTGATAGGTGGTCTCTTTGATGTTTCTCGAAAATTTTTAGCAAAGTTTGAAGATCTAGAATCTCAAATTGGAAAAATTGTAGATGAACTGCATTCAGCAAGAACCAATCTCACAAAAGACATAACTTTATTGCAGGCGTTATACGAAAAGAACTTAGAATATTTCAAAGAAATTCAAATCTACATTGCCGCAGGTGACAAAAAGATCCAAGAGTTAAGAGACAAAATTCTTCCTGAAATGTTGGAAAAGGCAAAAGCGCAAGGTGATACCTTAGCATCCCAACAGTACCAAGATATGGTGCAAATGGTGGATCGTTTTGAGAAAAAAATTCATGATCTAAAACTCACTAGAATCCTTTCCCTACAAACAGGCCCACAAATCCGATTGATCCAAAGCGGAAACCAAGTATTGGTTGAAAAAATCCAGAGTTCAATTTTAAATACAATCCCTTTATGGAAAAATCAAATTGTGATCGCTCTTGGTTTGATGCGCCAAAGAAAAGCTTTGGAAGCACAAAAACAAGTTTCAAAAACCACAAATGATTTGATTCAAAAAAATGCTGAGATGTTAAAGTCTGGTACTGTTGAGATTGCAAAGGAATCGGAAAAAGGAATCATTGAAATTGAAACACTCAAAAATGTGAACCAACAATTGATCGAAACGATTACCGAAACCTTAAAAATCCAGGAAGATGGTCGTCAAAAACGAAAGTTGGCGGAACAAGAGATGATCAAAATCGAATCCGACATCAAACAAAAACTTTTGGAATCTAAATAGAATGACAGACATACAATTGGAACAAGACCAAGAAGAAAAAAAGTGGGCCAGAAGGGCCCATATCTCTACTTTGCTCACCTATCCTATGGCATTATTGCCATTCCCTTTCTATTTTTCCTCTCTTGGAGCAATGATTTATCCATTTGTGATGTGGTTATCTCGTGGTAAATCATCCTATTCCGCAAAACAATCATTAGAAGCAATGTATCTACAAGCACTTCTATCTCTTGGATATTTTGGTTTTGGAACCAAGTTCGGTGATGATAGAGTATTACTTGTGTTTTCCTACGTATTTATGGCTTTTTTACATGTTGTTTTTTTAGGAATTGCGATCTATCGAACAACAATTGGAAAACCACACCATTATCCATTTAGCTTTTTTCCATTACTCTTTTCCTCCCACCAAACAAAGGAAAATTGGAATGAGTTAAAGAAAAAATTTGAAGATAAAGTAGAATTTTCAGAATATAAAACCCAAATGGAAAAGTTAGATTCCTTTCGAGTATCAACTGAAAAAGATGCAAAATCACTTATGGATACAAACCTACAAAGTTTGTGTAATGAGTATTTGCATTCACTGTCTGATTTAAGAGTGAAACTTGCAGAAGATCCACTTTCTTATCGTAAGGCAAAACAATTCTTAAACTATTTTCCAGAAACTGTTTCCAAAATTCTGAACCAATACATCAAAGTGAATCAGAATTCAAATACCCCTGATGCAGAAAAAAGAAAATCAGAGCTCAATTCTTTATTAAGTGAAGTGATCAAAACCACTGAACAAGTTCGAAATAAATTGAAAGCTGATGAAACCCTAAATTTAGATGTTGAGATCACTGCCATGAAGAAAAACATCGAATTTGGCGGGTATTAATGCATTCTGAATTACTTGATAGATCCTATCACTTTCTAAATTTTTTACCGAATGTTGTGGACTTCCTTGTTGAAAAACACAAGGAGTCAAATTTAAAAGTAGATGAAAAAAGTTTATACAACCTCGTAACAGAAGCTGATCTTAAAGCAGAATCGATGATCCTGGAGGAGATCCAAAAAAATTTCCCTTTGGATGGAATCTTATCTGAAGAACGTGGTGCCATCGAAGGTAGTTCCGGGTATACATGGGTAATTGATCCTTTGGATGGTACCACAAATTACACACATGGTTTACCGCTATATGGTGTTTCTGTTGGAGTTGTCGAAACAGAAACAATGGCACCAGTGATTGGTATGGTTTTTTTTCCCGAACTAAATACATATTACCATGCAATCAAGGGCCAAGGTGCCTTCCGCGAAAAAAAACAAATTCAAGTCTCTCAAACAAAGTCGATGAAAGATTCTCTTTTTGTTACAGGATTTCCTTATGATCGAAATTTATCGCTGGATACACTGATGCAATATTACAAATCGATTTTACAAAAATCGAGAGGAATCCGTCGAACAGGAGCTGCAACATTGGACTTATGTTGGTTAGCTGAAGGAAAATTTGAAGGTTATTACGAATTAGGATTAAAACCTTGGGATATGGCAGCCGCAGGTCTCATCGTTATGGAAGCAAAGGGGAAATTAACTTCTATGGATGGTAATGATTTTTCGATCATGATCCCGAGTTTACTTGCAAGTAATGGATATGTTCATGAGTATTTACTCGCTGAGTTTGAAGGGCAAATTAACCGAGTAGTTTATTGACCATTTGGTTGAGTTTTGTTCGAATCACTTCCTTTGAGAAATTAGCAAGTACATACTTTCTACCATTTTTTCCTAATCGAACTTTCAGATTTTCATTTTCTAAAAGGTATTCTAACATCCTTTGGAATGAAACTTTATCCGAATAATACAATCCACCTTGACTTCGAATACAATGACCTTTCATCACTGATGAGTTAGCATTTACCAGAACAGGTTTTTCCTGGAGCCAAGATTCCATAATCGAAATAGAAAAACTTTCATACGCAGAAGGATTTATCAGGAGGTAAGATTTTTGAATTTCAGAAATTTTCTCTCCTTCTGATACATATCCTGAAAATAGTATCTCTTTTTCTTTTGAAATATCCATTGAAAAAACTGAACCTAAACATTTGAGATTCACATCGGTTCGATGACTTAGATTTTTCCACTCATGATAATCTTGGAATAATTCAGGATATCCCTTCGCTGGTTCAATACGACCGATCGTCAATAGTTGGATCGTATTACTATTGGAGATAAAATCTTGATTTGAATTGAAGTGATCTTCGACGTAAGTGCCGATTAAAAAGTAATCCTTAGCTCTTTGGTTTGTATAAGATTCGTATACTGCTAATTCTTCAGGAGCATTAAAACTGTAAATATAGTGATTTAAGTATATTTGTTTATAAATCGGTAAGCGGAAAGGAGGTTCAGCATGGAATGTAGGAACAATCACAAAAGGTATTTTAAGTAAAGGAATACTCATAACTACTGGATAATATAAATATCCAATGAGTATGATTAAATCATATTCAAATTGATTTTTTGAAATATAGTCTATTAAATCTGGAGAATAGGGACCTTGTTCTTTTATAAAATCCATTTGGTCTTTCGATGAGACCGACTCACCAACAAACAAACATTGATTTAGTATTTTATTCATGTAATCAATATTACGTTTTTTTCTAACTTCAAATCGAAGGATTTTATATCTGTTTTCGTTTGTTATTCCTGTTTTAAATTCATTTTCCCAGGTAACATAATTTTTTGCAGAAGTTGTACAAACTGTAACATCATGAGTCTCTGACAATATATCTACATAATCAAAGGCTAATTTTTCTGCACCACCTGATGCGTTTTGTAAAAATCGAGGTGTAATGAATAGAATTTTTGCCATGGTTAACTTTTGATTACTTCTAACAAAGGTAAAATGCTAGTTGATTTTAAGTATGCATCAAGCCTTAAGTTTTGATGATAAATGAGACCATTTCGGTATTCGGTACTTGTGAAAATTTTGCTAATCTCTTTTGTTAATTGATCAAAGTTTTTGGATTCAAAAAGTAATCCTGAATTTCCCAGTGTTTCTGGCACAGCACCGGCAGCATAGGCAACAACAGGCATTTGAAAATGCATTGCTTCTAATAATGGAACACAAAATCCTTCATGTTCACTCATAGATAAAAACAGGTTACTTTCTTGGTATATCTGTTTCACCATAGTTTCATCGACATAAGAAATAATTTTCACTTCATTCTGTAGATCTAGTTGTGAAATCATAAAGTTGAGTTCATCTAAATATGATTGTTGGTCGGGGTTACAGAAACCTAACATACGTAGAGAAAACTGATTTCCAAAATTTGATTTCCAGGTTCTCGCAAAACGAATTAAATCATCCTGGCATTTGTTAGGTGCAATTCTGCCTACAAACAAGAAGGATGGAAAGTGAAATGTTTTCACTTTTGATTCAATGTGATTGTGGTCCCATTTTTGAAAATTTAGGTGTAATGGAAAATGTTTTGCGTGTTTGAAACCTAAATGAATGAGTTCGCTCAAATTAAAATTGGAAACAGCAAAAGAATGTT
The sequence above is a segment of the Leptospira levettii genome. Coding sequences within it:
- a CDS encoding response regulator, with the protein product MSQKKALVVDDSTVTRLMIRKIISEKHPNWEILEAESADKAKSILHDHPDIDLFSLDQNMPGTISGLDLAENLKSNYPNSKIVLVTANIQDAIKNRAKDLGIDFVEKPVTPEKIIPLLEKI
- the metF gene encoding methylenetetrahydrofolate reductase [NAD(P)H], which gives rise to MHISEILGKKQTTISFEFFPPKNEEASEDLFRNIQELSQMNPAYVSVTYGAGGSTRDLTHDLVVKLQEETGLTIVSHLTCVGSTKEEIGEILKRYQKSGIHNIMALRGDPPKGQNEFQKTENGFEYAGELVGFIKANYPNMGIGVAGFPEGHPSTPNRLKEIEYLKWKVDQGADYICTQLFFNNDSFYDFVERCEIAGIKVPIIAGIMPITSRKGMARMAELSLGTNFPAKLLKSLSRAEDDAYAENVGIHWATEQVRDLLDHKIAGIHMYTLNKSKATRKIYESLGIRNFDRIV
- a CDS encoding SDR family NAD(P)-dependent oxidoreductase, whose product is MKLSGNTILITGCGMGIGALTAERLAKEGNDIIGVDINQSLLKEIQLKVESAGRKFYGYVCDLSKEDDIGNLIKKIRKNKLSFQVLINNAGIAPSGPFEGKDFSVWKKALQINVHGPMKLVYESLPILREQKEACIINLASIAGKFGTEGTVTYSATKHAMVGFSQALKMELYETQIGVSWICPSMAKTRMIDGVKPSIFTPVIEPDQVAKAICKAIVKNPGEVLVPSYLRSTIVIMPALFPKFSLWLAVKTKASKGWLLANKGLEKNIPV
- a CDS encoding biotin--[acetyl-CoA-carboxylase] ligase — translated: MQYRLLKPELGHRLQSVNSTNEWIRNPEVPFGSWVIAEEQTAGKGRGQNLWQSLGEEPLIFSGKIRISAAEISLPLLSIFISSALLKTIFYFFPEREVDTTIKWPNDIYKNEKKVAGILVQSEFINGVYDVVIGIGLNFFGQSVPEDLKEKATFLCDSQIGEGGLERFVNHLVIGINQAVITLLDQSQVLKDLVWIEDHSLLKNKVIETEWDERIVRGRVLGIDELGFLLIMTETGQKIELMDTSPKFRMI
- a CDS encoding type III pantothenate kinase encodes the protein MSESPLLLVIDVGNTNTVFGVFREGQETPDFHKRTVTRRDRTSDELGLFLKGFLTQENVKADRVKKAIYSSVVPSLNPIVERMLEDWFDVNPLRVHYQMNLNFGISYPRPFEIGADRLVNAAYCAKTYPGKKAILVDLGTATTFCVISEKPEYIGGVIAPGLKISMDALTRNTAQLPPIVFGSPSRVLGESTVESIQAGFFFGWIGLLKEIVRAIKEEHPGDYVVVGTGGLVTTIHASHNQVFDEIDPMMTLKGLKILADLNS
- a CDS encoding SGNH/GDSL hydrolase family protein, which codes for MNRKITIVGDSLAQWSNGFGLKQKLPSEFTVTDLSVAGYSTEDWLQNKNRLNEIPTQIWILELGTNDAMVYGTSGYETRTRSLIDFLQNSQNSIVYLTLIPRTNMSSIRETIRTNNETLRQIKSQKQNVETIDVESVFESYQGNVPLYPVSDPIHPNQVGYEIMGELYRKKILGI
- a CDS encoding glycosyltransferase family 39 protein, whose protein sequence is MAYASFLFISLLYCFQVGISLGVLPVVWPDEVLFYSPAISFANTGHLKTEVLTGLIPGMESKTLWMPPGYLLFSGFTLSIFPDSLITLRIANVCIVYLTALGFYILLKRLSISEMAAQIALASVLWEPLVFRFGTVARMEALTACFFILSLLFATNKSKSNWNSFFAGVMLSFSALSHPIGASFGLITLFLIYQNFGFKKIIWFLLGGVLPILVWIYYIHPNWDWFQIQFGAQLTRKQNLLKTFTLIDKLKIFSFGFGFPKIRLVIIGLQLSCLCFFTFKLFQNKTKQMNSWYLFWVWILSVFVALYTSSEGWYVYHSLFPLAFGMALLLEEKSFVNKLPYVGILVSLFAMIFIVKIHWSKTDTNEIQTLHFQKIEKSLSNSKALYLQSLPDPYFYLKSKRPDLDILEFIPGELELPSTTYIKTIHSRDSFIFYDENLINDTIKEYLKQGNWIRKEWDIPVPSNHWLHYKTIVYTRK
- a CDS encoding STAS domain-containing protein — encoded protein: MEIKTKKIGKHTLVHLNGRLDITHSDEVEAKLADDVQNGEGDIIINLELISYISSSGIRIFVGMVRELDKQGRKLKLCCITPPVKKVFDVVELLDLFEVFETEQEAVNSLSK
- a CDS encoding tyrosine-type recombinase/integrase — translated: MLNTNLKLPTLLPHILTVDVCTIENSLLDQTEVRNLLHKLRCRNHLHYLIIKFLVCTGLSLPELIHLKIADFNAEMNRFHLKNGGRLRRRNIFLEPNFAIELYRYACEFLPNDYLFPGRDGVLRTRTIQKILKNASRLISREIHIPFLRDVIALDLYQKGFPVWEIQEFLGHRTSRSTRQRIMLHIPEAEHNDPRLFTRNRNQAA
- a CDS encoding toxic anion resistance protein; the protein is MDSLELKSNDPELQLTKEDIQKVEELTGQIKLNNPNDIVSYGSSAQAKVSDFADKVLAEIKTKDAGYAGDLLNQLLFKIKDLDMDSFAGEGSTLSKIPLIGGLFDVSRKFLAKFEDLESQIGKIVDELHSARTNLTKDITLLQALYEKNLEYFKEIQIYIAAGDKKIQELRDKILPEMLEKAKAQGDTLASQQYQDMVQMVDRFEKKIHDLKLTRILSLQTGPQIRLIQSGNQVLVEKIQSSILNTIPLWKNQIVIALGLMRQRKALEAQKQVSKTTNDLIQKNAEMLKSGTVEIAKESEKGIIEIETLKNVNQQLIETITETLKIQEDGRQKRKLAEQEMIKIESDIKQKLLESK
- a CDS encoding DUF4870 domain-containing protein; the protein is MTDIQLEQDQEEKKWARRAHISTLLTYPMALLPFPFYFSSLGAMIYPFVMWLSRGKSSYSAKQSLEAMYLQALLSLGYFGFGTKFGDDRVLLVFSYVFMAFLHVVFLGIAIYRTTIGKPHHYPFSFFPLLFSSHQTKENWNELKKKFEDKVEFSEYKTQMEKLDSFRVSTEKDAKSLMDTNLQSLCNEYLHSLSDLRVKLAEDPLSYRKAKQFLNYFPETVSKILNQYIKVNQNSNTPDAEKRKSELNSLLSEVIKTTEQVRNKLKADETLNLDVEITAMKKNIEFGGY